The candidate division KSB1 bacterium genome window below encodes:
- a CDS encoding aldehyde dehydrogenase family protein yields MPKQYKMLINGQWLSGTETIDVINPYNQEILGTIPKATKADVNAAIESAQKAFAVISNMPAHQRSKILAKTSELILKHQEEITRIIASEAGKAWKYAWAEVSRGAETFQFAAEEAKQIHGETIPMDASPSAENRMGFFIRTPIGVIGAISPFNFPLNLVAHKVAPAIAAGNSIVLKPATATPLTALRMAELLMEAGLPDGVLNIIMGSGSTVGDWLVTDPRLAMITFTGSPPVGKYIMSRGGLKKYTMELGNNSAVIICEDADLDKAIPRCVVASFANSGQICISVQRIYVHRSIEPEFTKRFVAATQKQVVGDPLDKNCDVGPMINIHEAERAEQWVQEAMAGGAEILTGGKRNGALFEPTVLTKVKPEMKVVADEIFAPVVSIIPYDDFDDALRQVDNSRYGLQAGLYTQQIDRAFKAIKKINVGGIMINDAPIFRVDHMPYGGNKESGIGREGLKYAIEEMTNIRMVCFNL; encoded by the coding sequence ATGCCAAAACAATATAAAATGCTCATCAACGGCCAATGGCTCTCGGGCACAGAGACCATTGATGTCATCAATCCATATAATCAGGAAATTTTGGGCACGATTCCCAAAGCGACCAAAGCGGATGTGAATGCCGCCATCGAAAGCGCCCAGAAGGCGTTTGCAGTCATCTCCAATATGCCAGCGCATCAGCGCAGCAAAATCCTGGCAAAGACCTCTGAGCTGATTCTGAAACATCAGGAAGAAATTACCCGCATCATCGCCAGCGAGGCGGGCAAAGCCTGGAAGTACGCCTGGGCCGAGGTCAGTCGGGGCGCCGAGACGTTCCAATTTGCCGCCGAGGAAGCCAAGCAGATCCACGGCGAGACCATCCCCATGGACGCCAGCCCCAGTGCCGAGAATCGGATGGGATTTTTCATCCGCACGCCCATAGGCGTGATTGGAGCGATTTCACCGTTCAATTTTCCGCTGAACCTGGTGGCGCACAAAGTCGCCCCAGCCATTGCGGCGGGAAATTCCATTGTCCTCAAGCCAGCCACGGCCACGCCCTTGACAGCGTTGCGCATGGCCGAGCTACTGATGGAGGCGGGCCTGCCCGATGGTGTGCTGAATATCATCATGGGCAGCGGTTCCACCGTGGGCGATTGGCTGGTGACCGATCCTCGTCTGGCCATGATTACGTTCACAGGCAGTCCGCCTGTTGGAAAATACATCATGAGCCGAGGCGGGCTGAAAAAATATACTATGGAACTGGGCAACAATTCGGCCGTCATCATCTGCGAGGATGCCGATCTCGATAAGGCCATTCCCCGCTGCGTGGTGGCCAGTTTTGCCAATTCGGGGCAGATCTGCATCTCGGTTCAGCGGATTTATGTGCATCGCTCCATCGAGCCAGAGTTCACGAAGCGATTTGTGGCCGCCACACAAAAACAGGTCGTCGGCGATCCGCTGGATAAAAATTGTGACGTGGGACCGATGATCAATATTCATGAAGCCGAGCGAGCCGAACAGTGGGTGCAGGAGGCCATGGCAGGCGGCGCCGAAATTCTGACGGGCGGCAAGCGTAATGGCGCCTTATTCGAGCCGACCGTGCTGACCAAGGTCAAACCAGAAATGAAAGTGGTGGCCGACGAGATTTTCGCCCCAGTGGTCTCGATTATTCCGTATGATGATTTCGACGATGCCCTTCGTCAGGTCGATAATTCCCGCTACGGTTTGCAGGCGGGACTTTACACGCAGCAGATCGATCGGGCATTCAAAGCGATCAAAAAGATCAATGTCGGCGGGATCATGATCAACGATGCCCCGATCTTTCGGGTGGATCACATGCCGTATGGCGGCAATAAGGAGAGCGGCATTGGCCGAGAGGGATTGAAATACGCCATCGAAGAGATGACCAATATTCGGATGGTGTGTTTTAATTTGTGA
- a CDS encoding sodium:solute symporter, which yields TMAQFFEIRYSRNFRIFAGMLAFLSGIINFGIFPAVGARFFIYFCGLPQTIPIFGIDISTFALIMIIILGLALFFVFSGGQIAVMITDFLQGTFVNIVFITILIYLMLTIDFSKIFEALQSAPVDKSLINPFKTSKVEGFNIWYFLIGVFGAIYSTLSWQGTMAYNASAKSAHEAKMGSVLSNWRGIPMALLFLFVPVCAYTIMHHPDFLNHATAVNSVLSTVDSKAIQSQLTVPLVLTRIFPIGLMGAFTAVMLAASIGCIDTYLHSWGSIFIQDVILPLRNKPLPKEQHIRALRLSIFGVAVFIFLFSLLFQQSEYILMFFAITGAIYAGGSGSVIIGGLYWKRGTTAAAWAAMITGSSIAVGGIILQQLIENFPINGQWFWFIAMVSAVVVYIAVSLLGGKKEFDMDKLLHRGKYLIKEEYQVLNAQPLRGWRMLGMGKEFSRTDKIIYIATYCWIFLWASIFIIGTIYNLTHDVADLIWMKFWYWYLGINIAMAIVVVFWFTIGGVRDVRALFSRLGTMQRDDKDDGFVTKL from the coding sequence TGACCATGGCGCAATTTTTTGAAATCCGTTACAGCCGCAATTTCAGAATCTTTGCGGGAATGCTCGCCTTCCTGTCGGGCATCATCAATTTTGGCATCTTCCCAGCCGTGGGTGCTCGATTTTTCATCTACTTCTGCGGCTTGCCCCAGACCATTCCCATTTTTGGCATCGACATCTCGACCTTTGCCCTGATTATGATCATCATCCTGGGGCTGGCGCTGTTCTTCGTGTTCTCTGGCGGCCAAATTGCGGTGATGATCACTGACTTTTTGCAGGGGACGTTTGTCAACATCGTCTTCATCACTATCCTCATTTATTTGATGCTGACGATCGATTTCTCAAAAATTTTCGAAGCGCTGCAAAGCGCCCCAGTGGATAAGTCCCTCATCAATCCGTTCAAAACCAGCAAGGTCGAGGGGTTCAATATCTGGTATTTTCTGATCGGCGTGTTTGGGGCGATTTACAGCACCCTGTCCTGGCAAGGAACGATGGCCTACAATGCTTCGGCCAAAAGCGCCCATGAAGCCAAAATGGGCAGCGTGCTGTCCAACTGGCGGGGCATTCCCATGGCGCTGCTGTTCCTGTTTGTTCCCGTCTGCGCCTACACCATTATGCATCATCCCGACTTTTTGAATCATGCCACGGCGGTCAATTCAGTGTTGAGCACGGTCGATTCCAAAGCCATCCAGAGCCAGTTGACTGTGCCATTGGTACTAACCAGGATTTTCCCCATCGGGCTGATGGGTGCATTTACCGCCGTCATGCTGGCGGCCTCTATCGGCTGCATCGATACTTATCTGCATTCGTGGGGCAGTATTTTTATCCAGGATGTGATTTTGCCGTTGCGGAACAAGCCGCTGCCCAAAGAGCAGCACATCCGTGCCCTGCGGCTGTCGATCTTTGGCGTGGCGGTGTTCATCTTTTTGTTCAGTTTGCTATTTCAGCAGAGCGAATACATCCTCATGTTTTTCGCCATCACGGGCGCTATTTATGCGGGAGGCTCGGGTTCGGTGATCATTGGGGGACTCTATTGGAAACGAGGCACGACCGCTGCCGCCTGGGCGGCCATGATCACGGGTTCCTCCATCGCCGTCGGTGGGATTATTTTGCAGCAACTGATCGAAAATTTCCCCATCAACGGCCAATGGTTTTGGTTCATCGCCATGGTCAGCGCTGTGGTGGTTTACATTGCGGTATCGTTGCTGGGCGGGAAAAAAGAGTTCGATATGGATAAGCTGCTGCATCGGGGCAAATATTTGATCAAAGAAGAGTACCAGGTGTTGAACGCCCAGCCGCTGCGGGGCTGGAGAATGCTGGGCATGGGCAAAGAGTTCAGCCGCACCGATAAAATTATCTACATTGCCACCTACTGCTGGATTTTCCTCTGGGCCAGTATTTTCATCATCGGCACGATCTACAATTTGACCCATGATGTGGCCGATCTGATCTGGATGAAGTTCTGGTACTGGTATTTGGGCATCAATATCGCCATGGCCATCGTGGTCGTTTTCTGGTTTACTATCGGGGGCGTGCGGGATGTGCGAGCGCTGTTCAGCCGCCTGGGAACGATGCAGCGGGATGATAAAGATGATGGTTTTGTGACGAAATTGTAG
- a CDS encoding glycoside hydrolase family 130 protein, whose product MERYQHNPILTRTDIPEIPPHLVDVSSVFNPGAVRFGDQFLLMLRVQNRGRETFLLTATSNDGVHFSISDQIVHFRGIEQIQEKIYHCYDPRITRIDDVYYIMFAMDMDDGCRLGLAQTMDFEQYDFLGIVSDDDNRNGVLFPEKINGKYLRLDRPNKVQLAGGPTSGSAICLSESNDLLHWRTVGIVATGRFHYWDELIGAGPPPIKTEQGWLQIYHGVATHFGSANIYQAGVMLLDLKDPLKVIARSRYNILEPREMYELVGQVPNVVFPSGAIVEKADANGFAELDSRVFIYYGAADTCVGLAVSTVAELIELAKIS is encoded by the coding sequence ATGGAACGATACCAACACAATCCAATTCTTACTCGAACCGACATTCCCGAAATTCCACCCCACCTGGTGGATGTCTCTTCGGTGTTCAATCCTGGGGCGGTTCGATTCGGCGATCAATTTTTGCTGATGCTGCGGGTTCAGAATCGGGGGCGGGAGACGTTTCTGCTTACGGCCACCAGCAATGATGGAGTACATTTTTCAATTTCGGATCAGATCGTCCATTTCAGGGGCATCGAACAGATTCAGGAGAAAATTTATCACTGCTACGATCCCCGAATCACCCGCATCGATGATGTTTATTACATCATGTTCGCCATGGACATGGATGATGGCTGCCGCCTGGGATTGGCGCAGACAATGGATTTTGAACAATACGACTTTCTGGGCATTGTCTCCGACGACGATAATCGCAATGGCGTCCTGTTTCCTGAAAAGATCAATGGCAAATACCTCCGCCTCGATCGGCCCAACAAAGTCCAATTGGCAGGTGGACCGACGTCGGGCAGCGCCATTTGTCTATCGGAATCGAATGATCTGTTGCACTGGCGCACAGTGGGTATTGTCGCCACAGGCCGCTTCCATTATTGGGACGAACTGATCGGTGCTGGTCCGCCGCCCATTAAAACCGAACAGGGTTGGCTGCAGATCTATCATGGTGTGGCCACCCATTTCGGCAGCGCCAATATCTATCAGGCGGGCGTGATGTTGCTCGATCTGAAAGATCCGCTGAAAGTGATCGCCCGCAGCCGCTACAATATTCTGGAGCCAAGGGAAATGTACGAGCTCGTAGGCCAGGTCCCGAATGTGGTTTTTCCCAGCGGGGCGATTGTGGAGAAAGCTGATGCTAATGGCTTTGCTGAATTAGATAGTCGAGTTTTTATTTATTATGGGGCAGCGGATACGTGTGTGGGGTTGGCAGTTTCGACTGTCGCTGAGCTTATCGAGTTGGCGAAAATAAGCTGA